TGACCCTACCAATCAAGATGCTTTAAAACTTAGCAAAACCTTAAATTCATAAAAAATAAAATCCGGAAAATTTCCGGATTTTTTATTTCTGTATTTTATTTGATCATTTTACCGAAGAAATCGGTTTCTCCTTTCAGATGTCTTATAATTTTATCAATGTTTCTTTCAATGCTTGCCTCGGTTTTAAGGTTATTGATATAACGGACCAATTCCAGCTTTCTTGAAGGAATTAAACTTTCAAAATTACGCAGGGTAACAGGATCTTCCCTGATCGCCTGGTCAAGTTTAGGATGAATAACAATACTCCTGTCCGAGCTATCATATTCTATTGAAACTTCTATTATCTCACCAATTCTTTTGGGAGAATTCTTTAACATGACAAGATTTATATACAATCTCCATTCTCCGAGATACTTCATTAAATTCTGCTTATATTCCACACCATTCACTGTTCCTTTCACAGGAATAGGGCTCTTATCTCTTCCTGAAACTTCAAAAATTGTTTTTAATATTTCTTCAGGAATGAAAACAAAAGGATTAATTCCTATAATTTCAAGCCGTGCTGTAAACAGATTATTTTCCATATATGACAAATTTAGAAAATAGTTTAATAGGATAAAATAGTAGACAATCAATAGATATCCGACAGACTATTTATGTTTTCCAACCTCCAACCTCTAACCTCTAACCTTTAATATCTACCTTCCAGTCTCAAACCAACAAAACAGCAACTAAGTTTTCCACTCGCAAAGTATTCCTTATCTTTGCAGGAATAAATCTATGTAACAAAATGAAATTTTTTATTGACACTGCTAATTTAGAGCAAATTAAGGAAGCTAAAGATCTTGGAATTTTAGATGGTGTAACCACTAACCCTTCATTAATGGCTAAAGAAGGTATCCAGGGAGCTGAAGCAATCAAGAACCACTACAAAACGATCTGTGAAATTGTAGATGGTGATATTTCTGCAGAAGTACTTTCTACAACATATGAGGAAATGATCAAAGAAGGAGATGAATTGGCAGCAATCCATCCAAACATTGTGGTAAAAATTCCGATGATTAAAGATGGTATTAAAGCATTAAAATATTTTTCGGACAAAGGGATCAAGACGAACTGTACATTGATTTTCTCTCCGGGACAGGCTCTTTTAGCAGCAAAAGCAGGAGCAACTTATGTTTCTCCATTCCTGGGAAGACTAGATGATATTTCTACGGACGGGCTTAACCTTATCCAGGAGATTCGTTTGATTTTTGACAACTATATGTACGAAACTGAGATTTTAGCAGCATCTATCCGTCATTCTATGCACATTATTGATTGTGCTAAAATCGGTGCTGATGTGATCACTTCGCCACTGGCTCCGATCTTAAGCCTGTTAAAGCACCCGCTTACA
The sequence above is drawn from the Chryseobacterium daecheongense genome and encodes:
- the fsa gene encoding fructose-6-phosphate aldolase, which codes for MKFFIDTANLEQIKEAKDLGILDGVTTNPSLMAKEGIQGAEAIKNHYKTICEIVDGDISAEVLSTTYEEMIKEGDELAAIHPNIVVKIPMIKDGIKALKYFSDKGIKTNCTLIFSPGQALLAAKAGATYVSPFLGRLDDISTDGLNLIQEIRLIFDNYMYETEILAASIRHSMHIIDCAKIGADVITSPLAPILSLLKHPLTDSGLAQFIADSQKLA
- a CDS encoding YdeI/OmpD-associated family protein; amino-acid sequence: MENNLFTARLEIIGINPFVFIPEEILKTIFEVSGRDKSPIPVKGTVNGVEYKQNLMKYLGEWRLYINLVMLKNSPKRIGEIIEVSIEYDSSDRSIVIHPKLDQAIREDPVTLRNFESLIPSRKLELVRYINNLKTEASIERNIDKIIRHLKGETDFFGKMIK